Sequence from the Panicum virgatum strain AP13 chromosome 5N, P.virgatum_v5, whole genome shotgun sequence genome:
AGCAGTAGCAGAGAACATCTCAATTCTCAAGTGTACAACGCATCCAGCTCGGCCCGGCCGGAGACCCTGGCGGCGATCTTGTTGGTGTcgacgccgagctccgccgccacgcgccgcaTGACCGCGAACTCCGCGGGCCTCGCGCCCGCCGGCCACGTCACCACCATGCTGGCCGCCTTGCCCCGGATCTCGCACtccgcgagcaccgccgcgccgagcccgtCCACCACGCTCCCCGGCGgggccagcgccgccacgcccctggccgcgcccacgcctcctcgcgcgcgcgccgcgcgggtCTCCAGTTTCCCCTCCACGGGCTCGTCGGCCGCGAGCCGGCCCCTGTACGACGCGCTGCGGACAGCGTCCAGGACCAGCACCTCCTCCGGCTGGAGCTTGGAGACGAgggccttggcggcggcgcgcgcgcggtgggcggggacggcgccgtgcgcggcggcgaggagcgcgccGGAGGGGTGGAGGTAGACGCGGATCGGCGCGTGGGGCTGCAGGGGCaggtcggggaggaggagggacgcGTGGAGCGGGGGCGGGGAGGCGAGGAGCGCGAGGGAGGTGGGGGAGATGAGGACGATGAGGAGGCGCGGGGCGGGCGGGCTGGGGCTGGGGGAGACGACGAGGATGGGGGTgggctgcggtggcggcgcggcgaagtTGTCGAGGTCTTCGGGGGAGaagcgggacggcggcggaacGTCGGTGACGACGTCCTCCATGGCGCGCGGctcgatcggcggcggcggcggcggcgggtgtttGCGGAAGGAAGGGTAAAGATCTGCTGCGGCAGCTTGCTTGGCACGGCGGCCTCTGCCGGCTTGGTTGGGTTAATGGGCCTTTTCCCGTTTtctttcttgggcttcgggTATGGATTGGTAAACGAAAGAGTCTGAGTGTCTGACCGACCCAACAATGGAACAGTCGTGGAGGTTCTACTACTTGCATTTTGCAGCAAAATTTatctctgaaaaaaaaaacaatgtaaTCGTATTGTAAATGGGATGGGTCTATTGCAAAAGAATTTTCTTTATCACTCCAGAACCACCCATCATTGCTTTTGTTGATACATTTACAGTGGCATTGTGCGCTACTGTTGGCGTGTTTGATTCCTAGCCAAACATTACAACGTTAAACTTCAaatgaaggggggggggggggggggggggaagggaAAATTTATATGAGATGAGAAAGGAAAAGGTTGAAACTTGGAAGAGAGATAGAAGGTAAGAATGAGGGAAATTGATATGAAGCGTAGGAAGGAAGATAATGAGCGGGAGATGGAAATTGAAGGATTGTGGGACACACAACGTTATGTTTCTATGAAGTTTATCCAAATGGAAGAGTACACGTACAATGTCATAGAGCTATGATTGTATAGTTGGAATTTTAGAATTGAGATTGTCACCACGAGCGTGCTATATCATCAATAAATCACCATGGAAGATTTAAAGGTGAGACGTGGACTACGATGACTGACGACATAAAAATAGAATGTTAATTACAATTCACTTATAATAAAACTGCAACCCTTATTTGAACTCAAAATCGACCACTATATAACACGACATCACTTCAAAACCGACATATtctttattaaaaataataataatgaaGTGTATATGGACATCAAGATTTGAGAGGttccttaaaaaaaaggaagattCGAGAGGTAGATGCAACTGTAGCGGCACATTTTTATTTTAGATGAGCTAAAATCGGGTACTAAATTTAAGCACAAATTACATATTACACTCATGCACATGCTAAAAATTtaaatcatgattaaattttagATTATCTCAAAAGTATTTCCATTTAAATAAATTATTCTTAAAATTTAACACTTTCATCCATATGCATTTGGATCAACATACCTGGTAGCTCGTTCTGGGTGAATCCGAAGCTGAAAACGAAAACAGCCGCGTTGAGTAGAAGATTGACAGCAGAGCCCGCTTCGGATCTATAGATCGCCAGTCCCCACACCTGGCGTGCCTCGCTTCGGCCCCAAGCCTCCtcgcccccgcgccgcgccgcgccgccgagtcgTCTTCCTCACCTGACCTCGCCTCCCCTCAGACCATCGCATCGCGTTCGAAATTTtcaaaaaccccaatccctcgGAGTCGGGCACTCGGAGGGAACCCAATTTTTTCGGCCCCGCGTCGCCTCGCGCCCTCGCCTACCCTCCCACCCCGCAAATCTCCAAAATCCCCCAATCCCCTGCTCGAGGCCCCGAATCCCCCGCGCTTAAATCCCGACTCGGCGCCCGCGGAGGCGGAACCCTACCCGCGTCGAACCCCCAATCCGCCCGCCCGATCCCAGATTCTAGGGTTTCCCATGCCCTAGCccccgccccgcctcgccggtgGTGCTGGTGCCATGCCCGCGTCCCGCATCCCGCTCAAGcgctgcaccgccgccgtcccggacgagggggagccgggccccgccgagcccatgccgcccgccaagcgccgccgcgagcgcccCGCCCCGTCGCGGCTCAAGGACTCGGGCCCGCCGCCCGCCAAGAAGCGCGTAGAGGTCGTAgctcccgcgccggccgcggaggGGGACGACAGGGACGGGGAAGTGTACGACGTCGAGGTGCGCGTGGTCGAGTCCAAAGGCGACTCCTTTGGCCCCGTGGAGACCGCGGTGTGGGCGCCTGAGCAGCCGGCGGCCGATGTGTACCGGGCCTGCCGGAACATTAACAAGAGCGGCAGCAGCGGGGGTGCTGCCAGCGGCAGTGTGCTCACGTCCGTGAGCAATGTCGTCTCGGACGGCGGTGCTACTGGCAATGGCCGTCTGGAGGGGAGGTCTGCGGCGGAGTGCAAGCCCAAGAGGGAGGGCGTCAAGGTAGAGGGTTTCTACTGGCCCGAGGATTTCGTGCTTGGGGACGTCGTGTGGGCGAGGTCGGGGAGGAAGTGCCCGGCGTGGCCCGCGCTGGTGATTGACCCGCTGCTGCACGCGCCGGAGGTCGTGCTTAACTCCTGCGTCCCTGGCGCTCTCTGCGTCATGTTCTTCGGTTACtctggtgccgggcatagcagGGTAATTAATTATTTCTTGCTTAAGCATTTCTGGGTGCCCCCTTTTATTGGCTGTTTGGTTCACGAATCCACAACCTAAGATAGAAAATACCATTAATAacgtataaaattttgaacattACAAAATACCACCAAAGTTTCTACTCATGAGAAGCAAGTGGGGCAGGCTACTAAATTTGCGGGCTTCAGCCAAACAGTTCCGTTTTGTGTATTTTTTTGGGCCTGGCCTTACCCTGCCACATCCCTTTGCAGGACTATGGATGGGTTAAGCAAGGGATGATCTTTCCCTTTGTGGACTACCTAGACAGGTAAAATTCTGGAATCTGTAGTTGAACATTGTGTCCTAAGCCCTAACTTGGGCTGTATCTGAGGCTCCTCTGTTCTTTCAGGTTTCAAGGACAGTCTCTGTATAAGCTAAGACCAAGCAAATTCCGTGCAGCAATTGAGGAGGCTTTCCTTGCTGAACGTGGCTTTTTTGATCTTGAAACGGATGGGTTGTGCTCACCGCGAAAGTCTGTCAATGACCAGTCTGATCCTAATGGCTTTCAGGAAGAGTCTGCTTCAAATAACGAGCAAGAGTGCCAATCTGAGGCTCAGGTAACTGAATACAGTGATAAGTTGGGTGTGAGGATACTTACTGTCATACGTTTTTGAGCTGGCTGCAATGTAACTTGCTGAATGGCAGGTTGCATGTAAATCAGCATCATGTTGTAATAGCTGTGGTAATCGCCTACCATCCAAGGGTTctaagaaaaagaaggatgatGGTGAGCAGCTACTTTGTAAACACTGTGAAAAGGTATGTGGCTAGTCGTGTG
This genomic interval carries:
- the LOC120676744 gene encoding uncharacterized protein LOC120676744, which produces MEDVVTDVPPPSRFSPEDLDNFAAPPPQPTPILVVSPSPSPPAPRLLIVLISPTSLALLASPPPLHASLLLPDLPLQPHAPIRVYLHPSGALLAAAHGAVPAHRARAAAKALVSKLQPEEVLVLDAVRSASYRGRLAADEPVEGKLETRAARARGGVGAARGVAALAPPGSVVDGLGAAVLAECEIRGKAASMVVTWPAGARPAEFAVMRRVAAELGVDTNKIAARVSGRAELDALYT